A segment of the Methanomassiliicoccales archaeon genome:
CACCCCTCACCGGGATCTACCCCGTTGGTCATGGAGGTGAAATGGGCGTAGGCCATGGTGCCTATCTCGCGATAGGCCGCCCCGTTGGAGTTGGCCAGCGCTCTCTCGATGACCGCCACCCGAAGCTGTCCTCGGGGGATCTTCACTCCTTCCCCGACGGCGCTGACAATGTTGTTGACCTTGTCCCTCAATGTTTCATTTGTGGCGTTGACGATGTCTTCGGAGCAAACATCCAACGAACCGTTCGGATGCTGAAATCCGGGGAACTTCTTGAAGTAAGGATCGGGACGGGACAATTTCGCCAAAGCCACTGCCTTCGCCCCGCATTCCTCCAGGTCCCGCATGTGGAAAATGGTGGAGCTGGACTGCCCCAACCGACCGTTTAGGGAGACCTTGACCGAAAGTCCCTGGTCCAGCTTAACCTCTAGGTTCTTGATCATATCGTCGTCGATATAGGCGGTTAGCGACCGCACCCTTACCAGGAAGGCCTCGGCCTCCTTGGCTCCCTCTTCCAGGACGTTGTGCACCGTCTTCTTGGACATCCTCTCCAGGTCCATTCAGTCACCTCCCAGCACGATCTTGAAACGGCAATGCGGTCCACCGGAGGATACTGGCACCCAATCCTCGATGCCCTTGCCGCAGTAGCCTCCGTCCAAGGTCACCTTTTTACCTACGGCGTCACCGGTCCCCAGTATGTCCAGGGCGTTGCCGGTCAGCGTGAACGAACGCAGCATCTTTGTCACCTGTCCGTTCTCGATGAGGAACCCCCGCAGGGCTTTGGCCTCAAAGCCTCCACCCACCGGGTCCTCCATACCGCTGATCATGC
Coding sequences within it:
- a CDS encoding DNA gyrase modulator encodes the protein MDLERMSKKTVHNVLEEGAKEAEAFLVRVRSLTAYIDDDMIKNLEVKLDQGLSVKVSLNGRLGQSSSTIFHMRDLEECGAKAVALAKLSRPDPYFKKFPGFQHPNGSLDVCSEDIVNATNETLRDKVNNIVSAVGEGVKIPRGQLRVAVIERALANSNGAAYREIGTMAYAHFTSMTNGVDPGEG